ATCAGAACAGTCAGGTAATAGCGATTCTGATAATACACATACCCCGGCTTCAAATAATTTACTGAATATCCCTTGTTATGTTGGAAAAGATGGTACGAAATGGCTAATGCATAAGCCACAAACTACAAAAACTGCTcgtcaaaatataattacaaaattaccgGGAGTGAAAGGTGCagctaaaaattcaaaaacaattttagactgttggaaaatattttttcccgataatataattatttatattgtcgaATGTACAAATCAACAACTTAATTTAATTCGTTCTAATTATACACGAGGTGAAAGAGACTGTCCACCAacaaattttgaagaaattttagCATTTTTTGGGTTATTATATTTGGCTGGTGTAAAGAAGGCTCAGCATTTGAACACCGATGAATTATGGTCTACCGACGGTACAGCTCCTGAATTTTTCTCGGCAACTATGTCTAAAAGACGTTTTCATACTCTCGTACAAGCAATTCGTTTTGATGATCGTAATAGTAGATTAGAGCGAAAAAAGACTGACAACCTAGCGCCAATCAGATATATTTTTGACCAGTTTTTAAAATCATGCATAGAAAGTTACACAATAAGTGAATACGCTACTATCGATGAAATGTTAGAAGCATTTCGTGGGAGGTGTAAATTTAGGCAATATATAGCCAACAAACCCGCTAAATATGGCATCAAAATATACGCTCTTGTTGATGCTAGAACATTTTATACTTCCAACATGGAAATATACGCTGGAAAACAGCCCCCAGGTCCATTTCAAAAAGATAATAGTGCAGCTTGTGTAGTGAAACGTCTAATAGAACCAATTGATAAATCCGGGCGAAATATTACAAtggataattattttacatctgTACCTCTCGCCAACGAATTATATGCAAACCACCGGCTTACTATTGTAGGAACATTACGGAAAAACAAAAGAGAGATTCCACCAGagtttactaatataaaatcacgtccattacaaagtacaatgtTTGCATATGGACAACATACAAACAACAGTCTTCTTTGCTCGTAtgttcctaaaaaaaataaaaatgttttaatgttatcAACAATGCATCGTGATGATTATATTGACCCAGATTCGGGTGATTTGAAAAAGCCAGAAGTAATAACTTTCTACAATTTGACCAAAGGTGGAGTTGATGTAGTAGATCGACTAAAAAGTGAATATTCAGTTACAAGAATAAGTAACCGTTggccatttacaattttttgtagTCTGTTGAATATTGGAGCAATAAattcacaaataatttataaaacgaaTACGAATGATATATTTACTAGAAGACAATTTCTTACAGACTTAtgcaaaatattaacaaaacccCATTTGTTAAAACGTGCAACAATACCTAGTCTTGGATTATCAATTCGccagaaaatacaaaatattacaggATTTCAAGCAGCACCAAAGGAAAACACTCCTCAAGGAAAGCCACGATGTACATACTGTCCAATACGTAAAAATAGATTCACACAGCATCAATGTAGCCTTTGCTCCAAACCAATTTGCAAGGAACATACTGCATCAACTAACCTAATTTGCCTCATTTGTAATAATCCTCAAGATTcagatgattaatattatttcaattttttgcatgtatacataaatttagggttttaatttatcagttagtacttttttttttcaaattaaatataaaaatgtaaaatgtattgtaagaATGTATACATTAAGTAAACCTATTTACTCAtttgtaattcattttaattattaatataattaaaagtttttgatattagtacattattaacgtttttttttaatgtatttcaatAACAGCTTTAAAACACCTAAAGTGGTAAAATTAAAGTGGCACAAGTATCTCATATATATTGTCTTTTgtaaataatgcaataaatataaattgtataaaaaggAATTTGTGTTTTGATGAAATTCAATAAACTAATTGAGTGttagaaaaaatctaacacGCGAGCAATTGCGTAAAAGACAACGCGCGAGTGATCCTGGGTTAAACAGCGACGTACGTAATCTCTCCGATGATTCCGATGACCAATCATGGTTTACAAATAAATCCAAACGTCTCGTTTCGCCAGGTCTTTCTTTAAAATCTAAAGAGCCAAAAATCTCTAAAACTAACACCTCCAAATTCTCCACGCCAAATCGCTATGAAGCACTCAGTGAAGTGGTTACCCCGACCCCATGGATACGGCTGAACAAACAAATGAACTTTCTCCTACAACTCCGCCACCTACATCACTACATCAAtcgattttaacgatttttgcAAATCCTTACTATCGATCACGGGCGAAAACAGTTTCGAATGCAAATCGTCTACCAAACTCCTATAACTCACTACTACCAAAATCGAATTCTATCGCTTTATTATACATCTGCTAAACGAAAACAAATTCGAGTATTTTACTTACCAAGTCAAAGCTGGATAAGCCCTATCGGGTTGTAATAAGAAATCTTCACCCAACGACGGACACAAATTCCATTAAGGATGAACTAATTTCTAAGGGCTTCGCTGTAATAAACATCTCTGATATCCAGGAAAGACTAACTAAATCTCCTCTCCCGCTTTTTTTCGTCGATCTAAACCCGCCTCCTGAAAACCCAAATATCTTCAAACTTACCTCACTTTGctacacaaaaattaaagtcGAAGAGCCTCACTCCCGGAAGGACCTTCCCCAGTGCCATAGATGCCAGGACTACGGCTGATTGGGCCGGGTACGTACAAAAATAGCCCGTGGTGCCCGGTCACCAGATGCTTCGTCCGCACTCTGTACACACCGACCGACCTGTGctattatgtgtatttatgtatagcACTCAACAGAAAGTGGACAGGGTCGCCGAGCAAATCCTGTGAGTGCTAGAGTGTGGTAGGTGTGTAAATGTGTGtatataggtgtgtgtgtgtgtgtgtgtgtgtgtgtgtgtgtgtgctacaattaaaataataataagaaataacatGGTTTTGAGAAATAAGTCCTGTTGTATTATTGgtagcaaaattataatatggacaGCAACACAATCatatgtatatagaatataaacaaCACGGCACTCTTGTACCgacaatataaaaaacaatgaataataataatatatatgtaaaaactCACAGATTGTCGGTGCTTTGCTGGCCAGCCGCTACCACCTGTgtcagtataataattgtatgataggTGCACAACAATAATgggttaacaataataaaataactggcTATTCGAGccagacaataatatttaaatggcaATAGCTAGATACAGCGCTTgtggctaaataataataatattacagtacaaaatgttaattaaataaatcgcACTCGtgacattataacataatagtattatgtgaaATAACGACGCGGTGTATctagacaaataataataatatgcaaacggCTATTAGAGCCGGcgttaacaatttaatttaatattatctaaactaataataaaataaccggCTGTTCGAGCCAGATCACGAtatatgaaacaatataatttgatatttacaaCTTGCAAGGCGATTCGCGACTgcaacgcataatataataaaaagaacgATTTGCGCTGCTTTCGCGTTAACGGTAATTAACGGACTGCCGGCTTAGGCGTCTGTGGTAATTATACATGGACCGGCTCGTCGTCGGCGGCCGTGCCGTTTTACgtaatagataacaataatatagtacagaaggtaaatataatataataataattcaattagacaataaaattaatatgtcgTGTGTATGACGGTCGGTGGCGGAGTGGTGGTAcgaggtaatataataattatgaatattttattcgttggctTGGACAACGGCCACACCAAAACTTATTGCAATCGCGATCCTCGTTATGTCCGCTGCGGCCAAAGTCACCTCTCTGAACTCTGTGAAAAATCAAGGGACACCCCGGCATCCTGCGCTCTCTGTGGGGAAGCACACCCTGCAAACTAAAAGGGATGCATCAAACACAAAACTCTGTTGCGATCAAGAAACTACAAACTCAAGAACCTCACCCAAACCAACTACTATCAACACTCAAGCAACCCATCTACCACCAGCCATGTAAACCTCACCAGTTCGGACATCTCTCGGCAGACCAACCCTAACCTTGTACAAACCAGTTCGGCCACCCGACAGAACTCCTTCGCCAGCGCAACAAAAGGTAAAACCCAATCCCCTATTAACGACTCCCCTCCCGAAAACCCTCTCTCAAACCAACTTACATCATTCATTCATGAGCTCCAATCACTCATCACACCTCTAAGAACCCTCCTCTCCTATCTCATCAATAAATTAGTTGTTACCAATGACTCTGAATTCTAATCTAAACTCTCCCCTGTCCATAATTTCCTGGAACGCCAATGGTCTTTCCAAACATAAGCACAAATTCCAATGCTTTCTCGAAGCTAAAAATATTGACATCACCCTTATCTCCGAAACGCACTTTACCCCCACATCTCACTCAAAAATATTTGGATATCAAGTTTATCATACTTGCCATCCGGACGGTACTGCCCACGCTGGTACCGCTATctacattaaaaacaatttatcccATCATCAATTAGCCCAACACTCTGAACCCTACTTCCAAGCCACTACACACCAACTCCACCGCACTGTCGACTTAATCTCTACCAGCATGGAATCAAAACTTTACTGTGCGGCTGTACTCCTTGACGTGGCTCAGGCCTTCGACAAGGTGTGGCATGAAGGTCTTCTCTTCAAACTCAAAAAATTCCTCCCTGCCCCCTACTACATTCTCTTAAAATCATACCTCAAAAATCGCACCTTCTGTGTCCGCGTTAACAACAGCTACTCGTCAACCTTCCAAATACTAGCTGGAGTACCTCAAGGAAGTGACATAGCTCCCTTCTATACTCTATATTCGCCCACGACACTCCGACCTCTCCTCATACATCACTGGGTACATATGCTGACGACACGATAATCCTGGCTTCAAACCATGACCCGCAGGTAGTATCTCTCCGGCTACAAAATCATCTCAACTCGATTCAACTATGGTCAAACCACTGGAAGATCAAAATTAATGAAGCTAAATCATCCTTTATCACTTTCTCTCTTAGACCAGGGGACTGCCCCTCTGTATCGTTTAATAATAACCAAATCCCAATCACCCCGACAATAAGATACCTAGGTTTGATCTTTGACAGGCGCCTCACATGGGCCCAAcaccttaaaataaaaagaaaaacagttAACTCCAGACTCCATTTACTCCACCCACTTCTTAGATCCAAgacatcattaaaaaataaactattagtaTACAAAACCATCATCAGACCTGTTTGGTCCTATGACATCCAGATTTGGGGCTCTGCCAAACCCTCCAACACGAGAACAATCCAGGAATTCCAGTCTATCTGTCTGAAGCAAATTGTCTCTGCTCCATGGTTTATCACAAATAATAATCTCCACAAAGATCTAAATATTCCATCGCTCTCTCAATTAACAAAGTCTCACTACGTTTCCTTTCATTCCAAGTTAATCCAACACTACTATCCATTAATAAAACGCATAACTTCTCTAACAATCCCTGATAACTCCCAGAGACGTTTAAAACGCTCCTGGCCTAGAGACCTTCTAATTTAATCTGTCGGGTGGCACTACTGAGTGCCCTCCCTCATCTGTTATTCTCGATATGTAAATACTATatctaaattacttattgtactaaattgttgtatagattgtaattatatttttaataaaaaaaaaaaaaacaaaaaaaaaaagatatagtAGGACCCTTGCCAAGATCAAACAACGGAAATAATTTCATTCTTACTTTACAAGACGACCTCACCAAATTTGCATGGGCCGTTCCCATGGAGAATCATGAGGCAAATACAGTAGCCCACCATTTCGTTACGCAATTTGTATGTCTTCATGGGATACCTCAAAGTCTCATGACGGATTGCGGAACAGAATTCCtaagcaaaatatttaaataagtgtgTCGACTGTTGAAAATACGCCAAACCTCAACAACACCGTATCACCCCGAAAGCAATGGAAGTCTTGAAAGAAGCCACAGAACATTGGGTGAATATTTGAGGAACTTCGTAGAGAAGGACCAGCTGAACTGGGACACTAAAGTACCCTACGCGATGTTTTGTCATAATTCGACAATTCACTCGGCGACAAAGTTCCAACCATATCAACTGGTCTATGGACACCCATTGGTAGTGCCAACATCATTGTTGAATAGCCCAGAACCTAGATATAATTACGGCGATTATaactacgaaataaaaaaacaaatgcaGGAGTCACAGGAAATCGCTAGAAAACACCTGTTAGAAGCAAAACATAAGTCCAAGAAAAGGTATGACAAGACCTTGAGAAGCCAGAACATAGTAGTCggaaacaaaattttattacaAGATAAAACTTCAAAGGGTAAATTAGCTCCTAAATGGCTAGGACCATTTCAAGTCCTAGACTTTGATCCGGAACGGAAAAACGTTGTAATTAACAAGAAAGGTCGGAGGCACACAATTCATCAGAATCTTtcgaaaatatttcatgaataataataaataaccttCAATACTTTTCATAAACTTACAATGGTCAGTGCACAAgtgatagtaatatatataccattcTGCAGGTGATGGTAGGAGAACCACAGAAATTTCCATTAGAAGAGGCAGTTAATATTACTAACTTTAACAGCCATGAAGgtctatattatcaatatataggGACTATGAAGACATCAAATTCAGAGTGGAAATTGATTAACTACCTTGACCTAGATAATTATTCGACAAAGTATTTAATGTTGTCAGAGCTTTATCACAGTACTTCTCAACTTTGTGGGAAAATACGACAAAAACTTGAAAGCAAcgatagaatatatatatttgtcaaTTGTTTTCACAAGCTACTCTACCGTATTTATACGAGATTGAgataaatcatcaaaatattttatctacaaTAGGACAAAGCGTGAATACTAACGATAGATTCCGTCGTGGGCTCAGGACTACACGTCGTCTGGCCAGTGTACTTTATGGAAATATCGAGAACATCGACATGGAATTTATCTTAGTAAGATAAAACAATTAACACAaaccaataaaaacaatttgaactTGGTACCAGAACAAATACGGATGATTCAAACGAAGCTTACGGAAAACAACAGTACATTGTCAAGAGTATTAACAAACCAGCAAAAGTTAGAAGAGAATAATCAAGTCTTAAGAGAACAAGTCAAAAGAAATACACAAAAGATTGACAAAATCGTGGTAAAAACTACGTTATTAGAACAAACAGTGCTATTCGAAGTTATGTTAAACCAATACGCATACGAAACACAGAACCTAATCGAAATTGTAAACACAGCTTTAAATAGGAAGTTACATACTACCATCTTATCAGCTCGGAAATGGTTAACAGAGCTccgagaaataaaaataaacctaccATTAGGAACCGCCCTACTATTAGAAATAACACAAGAAACTATTtcagaatttattaaattatctgaAGTGGCAATTTTCCATAGAGACAAATATTTGGTATTTGTCACAAAAATCCCTTTAGTACATAGTAATGACTTTACcgtttacaatataataccttTACCAATAGAATACGATAATAAAAGTATAGTCTTAATCGAACCTGAAATTGAAGTATTAGCAATTAGTCAGGATAAAGAAAATTTTTTCGGTATGACAAACAGACAGTGGGAAACgtgtaaacaattaaaaacttatacattatgtaaaaataaccaACCTATCTACCATAGAGTAAGTACTAATTTATGTGAAATAGCACTGCATTTAACCCACAGAACTTtccaaataattgtaaaatttgttACCTCAAATTTAGTGATTTGGAATCATCTATCATATTCAAATACGTGGTTATTTTACACTCCACTGGAAATGATTACGATTGATTGTGTAAATCCAAACAGagcattttcttttaaaatctatGGGTTAGGCAGGTTGTCTATTTCAATGACATGTAAAATTCATACtgaaagatttttattattaccttcaAATCGTGTGAAATCAAATACACATTTAGATATAATCCCAGAAAACCCTAAAGTTAATATGAAACAGTCCTTCGAAGAATTGTTAAATTTGATTGTACCCCAAAACTTTAGTAATGTACAAATAGTAAAAGATTTAATCGAGTTTTCTCAGAACCTCCAAGATTTAGGAAATCTTAACAAAAATCCAACAGAACCTCCATTTATTAAAGCTTTTGATGTACacataattttaatctatatatttataatattttgcattatgataagtatttttattctatttaaaatcaaaaaggaaaatgtaaaattgtatgaGCCAGATCTCCCTGAGACTGAGacttcaacaaaataattagcaatagaataactattatagtattttgttttattattaatacttagtatatttttatttttttattttagtatttttttttttttttaaattattattattttatagtataatcttCTATTTTTGTGAAACATGGGGACTAAATAGCCCCTATGTTCTATTTAGGGGTAGGGGTGATGTGAATACTAAGAACCCCTGGTTACTTTATATGTAGAATATATGTTATTAGTATTAGTGATATTGTACACCACCACCGGCCAAAACGGAATGTGCTGAGCAAACCCTTTCGGCCCGGACGGAGCAACGACTCGCTGTGTATAACACAAGCGAGTCAGTCTTGGTTTTAAATCAGAGCCTTATGATTGTCAGAACCTCACCTACCATTcggaacattttatattaattatattattttagaagcaTCTGCCGTTATTAATGACACCCAATAAAGGTAATCTAATTCTTTTCAATTTGTGTTGTGACTATATTTATTTGTGACTGAACACCTAAGTGCGTTCATAACATTTGCTACAGAGCCTAGTATATTGAGTTATGATAATAGGaacatctttttttatttaagcaaCCCATTTTTCTctgagatttatatttttaggaaatttgtaaacatttaaaaaaatacatatttgtaaaatgcatgaaataattataatatacaaggtgattcttttatcataaaccactcattatattttgaaaatatttttttacattttaaagtttttgaaaaattatttttacctataaactttaaagtcgtttattttaaatcaaaatatatattataaacaaaatatagtgttatgtactataatattgaaacgaACATTTTTAGTGGCTCTTTAAAAACTTGGAAactttgtaaattgtaactttTGGCTCTTCCGTCTCAAAAGGTTGCCGACCCCTGGTGTAGGTGATTGAATCGGAACGTTGGACGTTGTACCATCGTTCTCATCAACTGCTAAGCTCgttgacgtaggtatatatctGGGTGTTGAATACCATGGAGCGTAATGCGCCAAATCGTCAGAATCAAACGATGCGGGAAGAGTGTCTATGACCGTCGTCGGTAGACTGCCAGGATCATCAATAggctatacaaataataatttgttaatatatatatatttatcataaaaatcaaatgtgAAATTTAACAATGGTCTTGTTTTCCGAGCTGGTGCCCATGTCGCCTGTGTAGGGTTGATTTGTGTTAAAAATTCATCGATACCACATTCCTCGTCagctacctaaataattattataattataaattgtatcattttttaatttataaattagaaaTTTCATTTGCTTGTGAAAGGTCTTCGTGCATTGGAGACATACTTGAATATCTCGGTGGCGAAATGAGCTTAACCTCGGATTCAgtgaataactataaaataataaaatacaataaatattttgttttacaagcGATATAAATGATAGGTTAAATTACCTCGGGTGACATTTCCCGCTCCATCGTTGTGCCCATTGTTCGGCTAATTGAGTAGTTGCAAGTATTTTGAGCTGACTGATGAAATTCATGTCTTCTTTAGGAGTGGatccaataatattatcgtcaattaaatttttgaaaaaaacgataatTTCTTCGGGTGTCTTTGGGCGGTGAATCAACTTTGGTAAATTCCTGGTCCAAATAATTACCCATAGTCTCAAATAGTTTTAAGACAAGTGGTCGTATGATGGTTGACTTTCGAACGACAATACACCATTCTAAATATTGCAATTTCATTAAATCTGTCCTATTTAGCAATACTCGACATCCGGCTTGTATTTTGATTCGATGACAAGCATATTTTCCTCTTGATACACCATACTAGACAGCGAAATAatttcggttaggttaggtatatataatattttcgacttaaataagttattttttaattaaaaccaatTAGATTGTGCTTATATATTGGCTATTTCctgtgttcaataatatttatgatttttattattttaaaccatattaatgggtatttactatttatatagatattaaaaaaaataataataataataactcaactgagttaaaaaaataaggttaactgtgaactttaaactttttaaaatgttttctatcaacttaacttaactcagttaaaaattatcatcaacTTGCCCAGGTTTGCTCAAATCATACTTCAATAATTTGTCACAAATTTGATGTTAGCTTGTTTTTTTACAAGCCGGAAACAAACATACCAGTGCCTATGAatgtatttatgatatttttaaatcgccATAAGAACGACTTTCcaagaaccttgttttaaaaagtaaaaatctttgaccaatatttttaagaaacctGGTGTGCCGTTGCCGTATAAACAAAAACGCTCctcttttatattatgaaagttAGGTAACAAAAAATgactcttcaatttttttccaatattcAGTTTAATCATAATCTCAAGTGATCCTTTTTGTCAAAAATggcttagaatttaaaaatgtttacatacaATGTCAAGTGTAAAACAATTGTTGCATActcttatagaaaaaaaatattacggaTTTGCTACATTGACTAAATACCTCGATATAAGTATCGgaatttaggtatttagattttagatcaTTGTAAAGTATGTCATACCTAGTAAGTAAACGGGATTTATAAGTTTCCTTTTTacctttttcaaaaatttccaatattttgcgaattattaacaattattttataatttatacctacacttttatattttaaacacacctTATAGAGTTTATAAACCTATCCTTATTCCTTGTCGTATATCCGCTAGTATTATgagatattttatgatttatttcgCAGTTTCGTCGATTTTAGTATTTGatggtttaaatatttcttagaaCTTAATATACGTGTGTAGCGTTCATAGGTACGTCATTAAAACGCAGAACCCAGATTGATGGTCATTAGTTAATACTCTATATAAACGAGTGGTGGTGCGTCAGCGAAACAATCTTGTGATACGATGCAATACGATTGTACGGGCCGGGATCGAACAATAATAGTCCGCGACGCCCGGTCACCAAAATACTTCGCGCGTTATGGCTTATGCACGATACACCGCTACTCACCAACCGAcctgtgtttgtgtgtgtgatgTATGTATAGCGACTCAAAGGAAGTGGACGGGGTCGCCGAGCAAGACCAGAGAGTGTTAGGGTGTCGGATGTGtgagtgtgtataatatgtatgagtgtatgcttaaaataataataagaaataatattaggtacctaactcaaataaatgaaaactaaaatcattacggtattatttgttgtattgCTGGTGGaaggataaatatataaatgcacaacgcaacaatatcataataataataacataatgcgGCCTTTAATGCCAAtacagtatagtataataatatgtggcccTCCTGGCCCAACAGAATAAAGATATAGGTATAACTCGTATCAAAAAACTATAGTAAAAATGTGTAACAAAAACTCACAGAATAGTGTAGTGGAGACTGGCCAGCTGCTCCTATCCTATAATAATGTTCAGTTcacaacaatatataaaataatactcagTAACGCTTAGCGCAcacaaaaatagtataataaaaggTAATAACAGTGGAGATTTACCACataaacaagtataatataatataaaatgatatgcCGCAGCGATTTGCGCGCactaacactaataataatggCGATTCGCGCCTTACAAATtagtacaatataggtattataattatggcgattcgcgcctaacacatgatcatataatataatataaatttggcAATTCACGCCTTACAAAacgatatactatattaaaattctggcgattcgcgccttacgaatgttacaatatattatacctacgaacTACGACCGACacacaaaaaaatgaattgctGGTTTCGATGATGCCTGTGCGCGAATGACTGGCCTAGGCGGccgagttaaaataataataaacgcgcAGCCGGCGCGTCGTTGGCGataatttaggtattatataataattcacagATGATACGGACaaataaaacagaaataaaaacaataatctaaCCGGGAGTCTGAGTGCGTGTCCTCGACCTTGCAGACAGACTCCGCGGCGGCCTTATCCTAATGGAACTCGACCCACCACTACGTTCTATGGCTGGTGTTCTCCTAGGtgttttgggggggggggggctataaatataacaaacattattaattttatttttattttaatatgaaaatgcGATATACACTCACCGAGGCATTGCCGGACAGTGTGGCCGATAcgcagtggcggctcgtgctATGGAGCACGTCAGGAGCACGTGCaccacctatatattttaagaatactAAATTGCTCAACagcaataattgtaatttgtttaacataatatttatgcaaggg
This genomic window from Metopolophium dirhodum isolate CAU chromosome 1, ASM1992520v1, whole genome shotgun sequence contains:
- the LOC132948241 gene encoding uncharacterized protein LOC132948241 — its product is MNNDKITNKVIEWLQEDEDTNISDLNSETDTESEHSNHDTESEQSGNSDSDNTHTPASNNLLNIPCYVGKDGTKWLMHKPQTTKTARQNIITKLPGVKGERDCPPTNFEEILAFFGLLYLAGVKKAQHLNTDELWSTDGTAPEFFSATMSKRRFHTLVQAIRFDDRNSRLERKKTDNLAPIRYIFDQFLKSCIESYTISEYATIDEMLEAFRGRCKFRQYIANKPAKYGIKIYALVDARTFYTSNMEIYAGKQPPGPFQKDNSAACVVKRLIEPIDKSGRNITMDNYFTSVPLANELYANHRLTIVGTLRKNKREIPPEFTNIKSRPLQSTMFAYGQHTNNSLLCSYVPKKNKNVLMLSTMHRDDYIDPDSGDLKKPEVITFYNLTKGGVDVVDRLKSEYSVTRISNRWPFTIFCSLLNIGAINSQIIYKTNTNDIFTRRQFLTDLCKILTKPHLLKRATIPSLGLSIRQKIQNITGFQAAPKENTPQGKPRCTYCPIRKNRFTQHQCSLCSKPICKEHTASTNLICLICNNPQDSDD